The DNA region GAAATCGAACCTTGGGATTATACGGAAAACGAATATGAATCGCCTTCTGTTTCGAAAGTTGAAAACCCAAAAGCGTGGAGTGACTTCTGGTATAAATGTATTTCTGATAGTAATTTACAAAATTTACAACCGATTGAACTTGGCTCGTATTTAGTTGATATAAATAAGATTGGAGAATCTGAATTAAAGACTATTATTAAAAAAGAACTCAAAAACGTTGATTTGTCTGACTTCCAAGAATATGTTGGACAAATAATTGGCGGAATTGTAGTTTTAGAAAATGAAAAAATAATACTTGAACCGACTTGTTGCGGAGATATATCTAACATTCAGAATTGGGAACAAGTTGGAAATGCTGAATTGAATAAATGGACTCAATTATGGATTGGACATCCTTGGATTTTTTATAAAAGAACTGATAATTACATTGCGATATCTGATTACACAGATTACAATTTAGAAGACTTTACAGATATATCGGAAAAAAATAAGTTTTCAGAACAAGAGCTTTTGTCTGAAATCAAAATAAGTCGGAAAAGTCAAATCGAATTTGAAAACCGAATAAGTAAAATTTTAAACCAAATGGAAATTAATAATGCTAATGAAATTGCTAAATTAATGACCGGAAATAAATAACGAACGCACAACAATGGCTATAAGTAATTGCTCGTTCTCGCCTACTTCTGAAAATCCTTGCGGATTTTCAGTTCGGTGTGTACTTGCAAAGTTAAGTGCTAACCCACGCAACTACTCATAGCCGAGACCGTTAGCATACATTATGAAAAACATCACGTTACTGATTTTAATATTGAGTTTTATAAGTTGTAATTCGGACAAAAAAATGGCTGAATCAAAAACTACATCTGAAAAACTAAATGCTGACCTAATCGGAATTTATGAATATAAAACACCTGAACAATCCGAAAATCACTACATCGTTATTGACACTCTGAATGAAAATTATAACGGACTTTATTTCGGAACTGAAGATAGCGGCGGACACGGAGTTTTCTTTTATGGAAACGGAATGGAAAACCTGAATTTAGCAAACGATAAAATCAGTTTTGAAATCGGAAAAAGAAACTTGTACGAAACGACTCGATTTAGAATCGTAAAAAATAGAAAGAATTTAGAAAAGGACTCAACAAGTGGAGTTTCAAAAGGACAACTAAAATATAACGGAGAAATAACGAAAAACGGAATTAAAGTAAAGTGCGAATCGGAATTTGGATATTGTTGGGAAAACGAAATGAATTTTGAAAAACTAACTGAAAATAAATAACGTATGCTAACAATGTATAAAATTAATTGCTTGGTACTAGCCTACTTACGAAAATCCTCGCGGATTTTCTATTCGGTATTTATTTGCTAAATTAGTTGCTTAAACCACGCAACTAATCTTATACGAGACCGTTGTAAGCCATATAAACAAAACTAAATGTCAGAACACTATTCATCGGATAAACCAGTCGAAATTGAAAATCAAGATAGATTTCAGAGATACGGATTTTCTAAAAGAATAGCAGAAACCATAGTTCAAAGGGAAAATGAAGAGGGAATTGTTATTGGAATTTATGGAGCTTGGGGTGAAGGTAAAACTTCGGTTTTAAACTTTATTAAAAGTGAACTTGACCTAAAAGAAAATATTCTCACACTAACTTTAAATCCTTGGAGATATAATGATGAAGAAAGTTTAATAAAGAACTTTCTAAACAAAGTCGCTGAAGTTCTCGGTAAAGAGCTAGACACAAAAAAAGAGAAACTAGGTAGTTTCATTGAAAAATATGGAACATTTGGTTCTATCATTGGGAAGGATATTTCTGAAATTGGCAAAAATCTTTCAAGTGTTGATTTGGAAACACTAAAAAACAGAATTGATGAGTTTCTAAAAGAAAGTGAGAGCAAATTGGTGATTTTCGTTGATGACATAGATAGACTTGATAAACAAGAAATCTATTCTCTATTTAGGTTAGTCAAATTAACAGCAGATTTCACTAACACTACTTATGTTCTTTCTTTTGACGAAAAAATGGTTGCTTCGGCAATAGGAGAGCGTTTTGGAAAAGGGAATATAGATTCCGGTCATAATTTCTTAGAAAAAATCATTCAAGTACCTTTACAAATTCCTCAAGCTCAGCCAGATGCTTTAAAAAAATATTGTTTTGAATTAGTCGATAATGCAATCAATAAGAGCGCATTAGAATTAACAAAAGAAGAAGTGCAACGCTTTGTATCGGCTTTTTCACACAATATATTATTACGTCTAAAAACACCAAGGTTAGCAATTAGATATGGTAATTCATTATCATTTGCAATACCACTTTTAAAAGGTGAGGTAAATCACGTTGACTTAATGCTTATTGAAGCAATAAAAGTTTTTTATCCAAAACACTATCTTTTCATAAAATCATTTCCTCATTACTTTACTTCTTCATATTCCTCTCATTCAAACTATGGTGGTGGTCAACCTGTAAATGAAAAAAAAGAGGAACTAAAAAAGCATTTAGATGAACTTGCTTCTGATTTAACTAAGAATGAGAAAGATGCAATATTCCAATTATTAAAGACATTGTTTCCTAGATTAAATGAGGCTTTCCATAATACATTCCAGCACGAAGGACACAAACAATGGTTAAAGGAAAAGAGAATTGTTTCAACGAGTTACTTTAAAAGATATTTTTCTTATGCAGTAATCGAAGGAGAGCTTTCAGATGTTATGTTTGAGGAATTTATGCAATCTCTGGAGGCAATAGAGATTAAGGATATAGCTAAAGGAATGAAAGACATTATAAACCAAAGTTCCCCTGAAAATTTTTTATTTAAAGTAAGAACTTATGAAGACAGTCTTTCTTGGAAAGCTTCACAAAATTTGATTCTAACAATTGCAGTAATGTCAGAGTTGTTTCCAAAAGGTGATTCGTTTTTTAGTTTTGGTATGGGTGGTGCACAGTCACAAGCTTCAATTTTTATATATAATCTGCTAAAAAATCACAAGGATAATGACGAAGTTTTCGAACTGTCAAAAACACTTATGGGAAAAGAAATTCCTTATGACTTTGCTTATCAAATAAATAATTGGCTAAGGTCTGGTGAAGGAGAGGAAAAAATATTTAAACCAGAGCAATATGTAGAATTGGCAACAGTGCTAAGAAAAAGAGCTTTAGAGGAATGCGGTGAATTACCAATATTCGTAAAGTTTCCAGATAATATCTTCTATATATTAAGCACTTGGTATGAAGATAATCCTGAAGATTTAGAAAGTTACCTAAAAGGATACATTGATGAAGAGCCAAAATATTTGAAACAATTATTTCTAGCTTTAACACCGACTGCAACTAGCTCTAATCATCCAGAGCCCTATAAATCAAATTTTGACAAAGAAGGGTACGATTACATAACAAATATTCTCAATAAAGATTATTTACACGCTAAAATCAATGAATATTTCTCGGATGAATTACATCAAGAAGAAGTGAAATTTCAAAGATTTGACCACAATCAGTCTGAAATTAATATTTTACGACAATTTGAGCATTGGTATTCAAAAGATGATGGAATTGAAGAAGCAGAAATTGTAGAATAAATACGGCTTACAACAATGTATAAAAATAATAGCGGTTTAATCGCTAAAAACAAACCAAGTAAATATAAAAAGGCCAATGCTTAACCGAAAAGTTAGTGCGTAATAATCCGCTACTATTCTTATACTAGACCGTTACCTGTAAGCCAAGAACAATAATTAGAATCAAAATAAATGATAGAAAAAAACATAGGATTTATTAAACAAATAATTGAAGAAGGTATTCCAGTTCATAAATTTTTAGGACTAAAATTATTGGAACTTGAAAAAGGGTTTGTAAAAGTTAAAGTTCCCTTTAGAGATGAAATTGTTGGAGATATGAGAACAAACAGGTGGCACGGAGGAATTATTGCTACAATAATGGACTCTGTTGGTGGTATTGCAGGAAGCACTCACTTTACGTCATTGGAAGATAAATTAGTAACTATTGATTTAAGAATAGATTATTTAAAAGGTGCTGAAGCATCTGAAATAATTGTGGAAGGTAAAATAGTTAGGTTAGGTAATAGAATACTTGTAACGAAAATGAAAGCCTTTCAGAATGATGAATTAATTGCAGAAGGAAAAGGCGTATATAATTTCATACGAATTAACAAATCAACGGAAAAATAGGAACTGAAACAAAATAGCCTACAGGTAACAAAGTGTAAAAATAATAAGGGTTTTAGTGCTTATCCCAAAGTGAAGTGCATTTTACAAAGTCCGCAAAATTTACAATTTTGCATGTCTATTAATTAAAGAAAAAATTGCAAATTTGGCTAAGTGATAAATTGAAAGTTCAGTCCTTCGAAATCCCTTACTATTCTTACACAAACCGTTGTAGCCAATTTGAGAAATGACAATCCGAGAGATATTAAATACCACAAAACACAGACCTTGGAAAATTCCGACTGACAGTTGGAAATTTTATCAAGAGTGGAATAATGCAATATTTCTTCATTATCAAGTTGACTTAACTGAATTGAAAAAGCTCGTTCCTAAAGAATTGGAAATTGACCTTTTTGACGGTAAACCTTGGATTTCAGTTGTTGCTTTTACAATGGAAAAAATTAGACCAAAAAGCTTGCCTTCATTTTCACCAATATCGGATTTTGACGAGATAAATATTCGGACTTACGTTAAATCAAATAATAAAACAGGAGTTTACTTTTTGAGTATCGAAGGTGGTAAAAGTTTATCGTGTAAAGTCGCAAAAGGGATTTCGGAACTTCCATATAGATATTCAAAAATTAAACGGACTGAACAAAATTACCAATCCCAAAATTCGGAATTTAATGACAACCTTAACATTGAATTTAAAATTGGAAAAGAAACAACTGACAAAACGGAATTGGACAAATGGTTAACGGAAAGATATGCTCTTTTCCAAGATACAAACGACTCGATAAACGAGTTTGAAATCCATCATTTGGAATGGCCAATTAATGAAATCGACTTACAAAAATTGGAATTAAATTATCCAAGATTTGAAAAATTAATAAATGAAAAACCAAGTAGAATTCATTACTCAAAAGGAGTAAAAGTATTGGCTTGGGGAAAAATAAAAAATAAAAAAACTGGCTACAACAATGGCTATAAATAATTGCTTGTTCTCGCCTACTTCTGAAAATCCTCGCGGATTTTCAGTTTGGTGTGTACTTGCAAAGTTAAGTGCTAAACCACGCAACTATTCATAGCCGAGACCGTTGGCAACAAGCTAAACAAAAATGAAAGAGACGGAAAAACAGAAAAAAATCCGATTAATAATAATCATTCTGACAATTGTCGGACTGGTTAGTTTTCTATCTCAAACTGTAACTGTTTTTGCATATGGAATTGACAATACGACTGACTTTTATTTATTGCTTTATCCAATCTTATTTGTTTCTCTAATTTTGGTATTAGCCAAATCAAAATTCGGAATTTTATTGACTTTACTGACTTCGATTTCATATAGCATTTTACTAACAAACGAAGTCGGAAAATATTTGATTTTTGATTTCCAGAACAGTACTTTGATTTTAGTTCTGCTACTTCCCTATTTAATATTTTTGAGTTTAATTCCATTGTCAATTGTTTATTTAACTGACAAAACGGAGAATAGAAAAAAATTTCAATTGACTTCTATTCTGTTTGCTCTTGGATTTTTTGCTTTCATAATTTTTGACCGAATGGACAAAGATTATTCGAGAACAGTTTTTGTGGACGCAGTTTTGAAAAATAACGGAATTGTGGAATTAAAACTAAAACCTGGATTTGCCGACTCAAGGGAATTTTATGTAAATACTAACTCGAAAGAATTAGAAAAAATAATAAAGGTAAAAGGAGAATTTGTTCAAGGAAGTTACTTTTTATCAAACACTCGCATTCAAACGAATTACAAGTTTAACAAACTACAATCTTTGACAATAATAGAATTTAATAAAAATATAGAGTTGCCTAAACTGACTTGGAATGTGGATGAAATAAACGGAAATTATGACTTTATTCGACCATAAAAAAGCCAGTTGCCAACAATGTATAACCGCAATTACGGCGGATTCGACTACGTCCGAATCCACTCGGAATTGCTAACGTCAGTTCTTAACCGAAAATTATTAACTTTAAATCCGTAACTGACGGTTATACGAGACCGTTGTAGCACATATGAGAAATGAAAAATTTGAAAGCAAAAATTAGTGATCCTTCATCTCAAGATTTTGACTTGAAAAATGAGGCTACACTTGATGAATATTTAGATTTACCACCTTCACATTGGACAATTGGCTCTGGAGATTCAGCATTGTGGAAAGATAATTCCAACGGACTTATGTTTTTTAAAATTGACCATAACTCATATTTTTTAATGGAAATATCATCATATTTATCACCTATTCAAAACCAAGATGATATAAAATGGATTTCACACTATATTGGTGGAGAGCCGTTCTTTTTTTCATCAAGACACTTATGTTCTAAAGAAGCGGTAATGAAAATCTTATTGGAATATGCTGAATCTGGAAAATTGAATATAGATTTTAAGTGGACTGACCCAATTCCCGACGAAGAGTTGTATTTCGAACTTCTGAACGAGAAATAAAAGATTATGAAACTGAATAAAATACGTGCTACAACAATGTATAACCGCAATTACGGCGGATTCGACTACGTCCGAATCCACTCGAAATTGCTAACGTCAGTTCTTAACTGAAAATCATTAACTTTAATCCCGTAACTGACGGTTATACGAGACCGTTGGCAACAAGCTGAAAACAGAAGATCGTTGAGAAAACCGTTCTACATAATTGCTTTGATTTTACTAATAATCGGAATTCCATTATTTGAATTTATGGCTTTTAATTCAATGGTAAGTTTAAAGTACGAGACACGTGAATTGACTGATTGTATTTCTCTCGTTTCTGGAGTTAATTTATGCCGAACAATAAAAACATTTCACGTTTTGGCAATATTCTGTGGACTGACTTTTATCGGTTTATTAATTTATAGAAAACGAATTTTAAAACCGTAAAATTTAAAAAATGAACGACATTAAGAAAATCAAAATATTTACAATACTAATCCATTCGTTCATAATAATTGGAGCTGGACACGGAATTGGAATTATGGGAATGATTGATATTGCGAGTATTCCAAACTTAATTGACAATTACGAATTTACAATAAGCGGAAATTTTGATGATAATATTATGTCAATCGGACTTTTGTCCTTAATTGGTAAAATAATGCTGATTATTAGCTTGTTTGTGAAAATTAATCGGATTAAAAATCTGACTGGAATAATCGGAATTTCACTCTTATGGATAACAGTCTATTTTCTGACTTCTGGAAATTGGGATTACAGTTCACTATACAAAATAGCTTTTTGGACAAGTGTTCCGTTTCTAATTTCATCTATAATTCTGACTTACTTAATAATTAAAAATATTAAACAAAATACAGAACAGAACATTGAACTTAACGAACAACAAAAAGTATAACGGAATTGAAAAGCCAGTTGCCAACAATGGCTATAAATAATTGCTTGGTCTATGCTTAATCGGAAAATCCTACGGATTTTCCTTTGGTTCGAGAACTTTTTCTAAATTAGTAACCAAACCACGCAACTATCCATAGCCGAGACCGTTAGCTTCAATGCATAAGCAAGTTTGCGGTCAGAAAAAATGCCTGGTTTATTTTCTCGATTTTTTTAGAATTTTAAGGCAGATAATTCCGAAAAATTGTGTGCGGAACTTCAAAATTAACGGAAATTGGTAAGCGTAACGGAATAACTTACTCAAATGCGGAATTTAACCACGACTGACATTTTAGCTCGTTTGCGGAATCTGAATCTGAGAATCAACATCTGAATTACTCACTCAAATCGGAATCGCAATGATCGGAGTTTTAGCCAGTTTACGGAAAGCTAACTCTTGAGACGAATGAAAACTAAAATGTGCAAAACGTAATGAATCCATAAGCGGAGTTTTGCACAAAAGCTAACAACGTGTATTATTCATTACGGCGGAATTTCCTTGCGGAAATTC from Mesoflavibacter profundi includes:
- a CDS encoding KAP family P-loop NTPase fold protein codes for the protein MSEHYSSDKPVEIENQDRFQRYGFSKRIAETIVQRENEEGIVIGIYGAWGEGKTSVLNFIKSELDLKENILTLTLNPWRYNDEESLIKNFLNKVAEVLGKELDTKKEKLGSFIEKYGTFGSIIGKDISEIGKNLSSVDLETLKNRIDEFLKESESKLVIFVDDIDRLDKQEIYSLFRLVKLTADFTNTTYVLSFDEKMVASAIGERFGKGNIDSGHNFLEKIIQVPLQIPQAQPDALKKYCFELVDNAINKSALELTKEEVQRFVSAFSHNILLRLKTPRLAIRYGNSLSFAIPLLKGEVNHVDLMLIEAIKVFYPKHYLFIKSFPHYFTSSYSSHSNYGGGQPVNEKKEELKKHLDELASDLTKNEKDAIFQLLKTLFPRLNEAFHNTFQHEGHKQWLKEKRIVSTSYFKRYFSYAVIEGELSDVMFEEFMQSLEAIEIKDIAKGMKDIINQSSPENFLFKVRTYEDSLSWKASQNLILTIAVMSELFPKGDSFFSFGMGGAQSQASIFIYNLLKNHKDNDEVFELSKTLMGKEIPYDFAYQINNWLRSGEGEEKIFKPEQYVELATVLRKRALEECGELPIFVKFPDNIFYILSTWYEDNPEDLESYLKGYIDEEPKYLKQLFLALTPTATSSNHPEPYKSNFDKEGYDYITNILNKDYLHAKINEYFSDELHQEEVKFQRFDHNQSEINILRQFEHWYSKDDGIEEAEIVE
- a CDS encoding PaaI family thioesterase, which encodes MIEKNIGFIKQIIEEGIPVHKFLGLKLLELEKGFVKVKVPFRDEIVGDMRTNRWHGGIIATIMDSVGGIAGSTHFTSLEDKLVTIDLRIDYLKGAEASEIIVEGKIVRLGNRILVTKMKAFQNDELIAEGKGVYNFIRINKSTEK
- a CDS encoding YqjF family protein, with product MTIREILNTTKHRPWKIPTDSWKFYQEWNNAIFLHYQVDLTELKKLVPKELEIDLFDGKPWISVVAFTMEKIRPKSLPSFSPISDFDEINIRTYVKSNNKTGVYFLSIEGGKSLSCKVAKGISELPYRYSKIKRTEQNYQSQNSEFNDNLNIEFKIGKETTDKTELDKWLTERYALFQDTNDSINEFEIHHLEWPINEIDLQKLELNYPRFEKLINEKPSRIHYSKGVKVLAWGKIKNKKTGYNNGYK